Below is a genomic region from Lampris incognitus isolate fLamInc1 chromosome 2, fLamInc1.hap2, whole genome shotgun sequence.
GGACGTCCTCTTTTCATTCTGACCACTCTCGGCCCCGGCCTGGCCCTCCGAGGCCGCGGCCGGTTGACCGCGTCTGTCCGTCTGCTTGGACCCTCCCTCCGAGCTCGCCGCTTCCACTGTGACCGGTCGACTTAGCCTCAGGTGGACCTTCACGAAACCCGTATAGGAACCATCTGAACCCtgaaagaaggagagagggagagagagagtctctAAAGCGATAGTAAATGTAATTATCAAAGCACGCGAGGGTCGGCGACTCGTCATATTAAGAGCctgcaaggaaaaaaaaattcaggTATGTTCGACCGTTTATGAGAAAGCTGTGAATATTTTTGTCAGGCTGCTGTAGTGCCACGAGggggcgccatgcagtctgcgCACAGACTCGGGGCGAGAAACTCCCATCGGTGACACTTTTCGGTACAAAAGATGACGGAAAGGGACAGAAGACAAATTAGCCTAACAGTGTCCTCAAAGTGCAGGAAACGTTATTTTAAGTCTTCCTCGAGCGGATCCCCTGTGATGTCACAGGGTCCGGGGGATTTCCCTGAGAGGGGTTGAACAACAGCGTTAATGGCGGCGCCCATGAATTGGTCCATTTTGCTTAAAAATAgactttcagagagagagagagagagagagagagagagagagagagagcgatctcAAAGTTGCATGAGCTCTTTATGTTCGATCACGAGCGCGAGTTGTTGAGTCGAACCCATCTTTACTTTTCCTTTAAGTGCCGCATGTATGCAGCATGTTCTGCATGCGTGCAGCATGttctgcatgcatgcatttgaCGGTGCCCAGCTGCCACCTACAAAACTTACCAGTTTCATGCCAATATCAGAGACTTGAGAGTTGTACGCCTCTATCTTGCTCCGCACCTCTTCCTCCGCCAGGGCCTTCGTTCCTCCCTCCTCATCCTCCCGGGCCTCATTCTGCTGTGGGGCAGagagcacagacagacacagagagatgacAAAGTGGTTTAACACCCAATTCTCTGTATTACCCGCCTGAGACCCTTTAGCATCGCGTCCCCCTGGAAGGTCACCGTACCATTCCTGTGACGTGCATTAAATACTCAATCCAGCCGGCAGGTGGCACTGTTTCAAACACAGCACCGTGTCAACGGCACTTCCTCAGTCCTTCGGACCGCTTTGCTCAACTTTACGCCTCGATATGTGACATGCAGGTCAAAGAGCAGCCGAGCAACAATCGGAGGCTCAAACACGCGACGCCACCGTCCTCGAAATGTAGGAAAACTGGATTTAGCGAGTTGAATCCCCAGTCAAGCTCCTCGTGCACAAACATATTTGGCCAATAAAACTAACTAACGCTGACTGCGGGGCACCACAGCTTGTGCAATTAAAAGACTGCAAGCCTTTCACTCTCAGATCCGTTAATGATATATGGAAACtaaaagtgtgtgtctgtgtactctGTGACCCCACGCTGCTAGCGTGCGCGTGCACGCGCGCCTGGCGCGTGTGTGCTGGCAGTGAGGGGTACTTCCTGCACAGATTGGTTACACAACTCTGCGTCTCTTTGGCTGCACAAGACAGCAGGAAATCTTAATGGAGTTGACGACACACAGAGCGTGACAGAAAAAAGGCATGTTGACAGCAATGCTTTTCACTCTGttttcatccctccctccctccctccctctctctctaggttATCACAGAAAGAAGAGCGTCAGAGATAGGACGGAGAGAGATGAGGGGAAAGTAGGGTAGAGGAGAAGATGTAAAAAGAGGggaagagggggaagaggaggaagaggggagacggagagagggagagaggaggaagagcggAGCCACGATGGAGGAGCATCAGCTGAGCCAGCCTTAGCAACACAGAGTTTGACTGGGTTATTTATAGAAGGGGGATGCGTCCTTTCTATCGCACAatggtgatttttttcccctcctcctgttcctttgcattttctGGGGCAGAGccctgagaggaagagagggaatgCGGGCCAGCAACAACTCCTATATGGGCCATTCATGTAGGGGTATCAGGGTAATGTGACGAGGAGCAGTCAGTCCATTCAGCACAAACACAGTGTGtgttcactctgtgtgtgtgcgtgtgtgtgtgtgtgtgtgtgtgtgcagtgtgtacaTGGATAGGCGTATGGACCGAGGATTGGTAATAAACAACGGACGCAGCCGAAGAACAGCTTAGctcatcctggctggcagtgttagCATAACCTTTATCATTCAAGGCTAAAGGaccggagcaagagagagagagacaggagagagagagcaagagagagagacagggggagagggacagaagagagacaagactgacagacagagacagaagagagagagagaaacaggagagagacaagagacagacagacagacagacagacagacagacagaagagagagagacaggagagagagacagaagagagagagacggagagagagagacagacagacagacagagagacagaagagagagacacacacacagagagacagagagacagaaaaggcagagacacagacagacagacaggtagacagacagaccgacaggagagagagagacagacagacagagagagagagagtcagaagagagagagagacacacacacagagacagagagacagaaaagagagagacacacacacagagacagaaaagagagagacacacacagacagattgacagacagacagacagacagacagacagacagacagacagacagacagacagacagtgagacagaagagagagagacagaagagagagacacacacacacatagagacagagggacagaaaagGGAGAGatacagactgaaagacagacagacagacagacaggagagagagacagacagaagagagagagacagacagacagacagtcagagagagaatgcaacagaagagagacagaagagacagacagacagggacagaagagagagatagagaaacgggagagagagacagaggagagacagacaagacagacagagagagagagagacacaacacacacacagagacagagagacagaaaagagagagagacacacagacagattgacacacagacagtgagacagaaaagagaaagagagacagacagagacagagagacaagagagaaagagacagagcgagagatgggggggggaggagagacagGAGGGGGAGTCTTCGAATGTGTGCATGCAGACCACTAGGACAGGATGTTGCACCGGCACTTCTCGCCTCCTTCATGTCACACGTCCGCTCCCTCTCGTCCGTCGTCACAAATCATTCtcccttcctccccctcctcctccttttttttccaCCCGCCATATCTCCTCCGCTCGGCTCCTCCGCTCTCCTCCGTACAGCTCATCAGTAATTAGCGCGCTACATCATGGGAGATGGCGGGATCTGGGTGAACTTAATGCTGCTGTGGGCGAATGGGATTGAACGTCACACACTCAAACTGCATGAAATCCCCCCCTTAATTAGAGGGCAAATAACCGCGGATCTCCCCCCTCTCGTCTTCACACGCATTCTCACACACATGTCTCATTACGGCAATATCTCACCATGGGGTAAATGAGGCTAACGAGCAGCAAAACGTCGGAAAATTAAtttctttttcaaaaaaaaaaaatcNNNNNNNNNNNNNNNNNNNNNNNNNNNNNNNNNNNNNNNNNNNNNNNNNNNNNNNNNNNNNNNNNNNNNNNNNNNNNNNNNNNNNNNNNNNNNNNNNNNNNNNNNNNNNNNNNNNNNNNNNNNNNNNNNNNNNNNNNNNNNNNNNNNNNNNNNNNNNNNNNNNNNNNNNNNNNNNNNNNNNNNNNNNNNNNNNNNNNNNNcgcacacgcacgcacgcacacacagagctcAGTGTTCCAAGCACAGAGgtggtgtgtgtggatgtgagccAGCCATCCGCGGTGTCAGGTTAAATtggtctggctggtctggcctctctGTTGGACCGGCGGCGGGGGTCTTTCACGCCACGACCCGAGCAGCTCTCCGCACCAAACAGCGCGGGCGTGTGGCCGTTGGCCTACGCCGACTCCGAAAGTGCACGCAGACGGGACAAGGACCACACACAAACCCCCCTTCACGTATAGCCTTAAACGGCCGACCAAGTAAAGACGACTGCCTCGCTCGTGTGTCTCTTGGCTTGCTGCGGAAACAAGGGCACCAAGCAGAGGTCGTGCTCGTGCGGTCTTAGGAATACGAAAATAACTAGAGGAAATAAAACACCATTCTTTACGACAtccgcttttctttttcttttttttgtcattaaaaaaaaaatcatcccgcAGATGTACCACTGCGAGAGCAGCCAGCTTCATCACTGCTTCACTAGCCggagatgctgctgctgctgcaggcacAGCCTGTAGCCACAGCCTGTAGGAGGACACGGTGGGGTTTGTGTTGGGAGGCTTTACGCTGCTCCGGCTGCTCCGGCTGCTCGTCTCAGGCTCTCTGGAACCGGGGAACACGGTCTTACAACCACACGTGTGTTCACATACAGAGAATACGGTAGAGAGTGAACCATTCTGCTGTGGCTATAGGGCTGGGCAGTACCTCGGCATTATATCGAAACCGTGACATGGGACTAGATACCGTCTGGGGGTTTGGATATCGTAAATCGTGATATGTTGTCttcctggttttaaagtctgcattacagtaaagaggtGTGTTATTTTTTTAACCGACCAGACTGTTCTACCTGTTCTATTAGCTGCCTTTACCCACTCAGTGAgtttatatatattgtaacgtccatggataagtagacacgctggcgggtttgacctttagtcgagcggttagcgatgtcctcCTGCGTggcggttcgcttcccggccgcggcagctcctgtggttgcgttgtccccccaaaTCGCTACAATATACTTATATATAGGCATCATTGAtgattatgtaaactactaataagacacgttagccctagctaacgggtctgaccctttagccgagcggttagtgatgtcgccttgtggtgcagtacaccccgtatcgaatcccgcaccgagcaagaaaataacggGTTACATTGGTGCAGCGGtggggatccggaagtgtgcagatcctcagaagtctcttcggagcgcgggaataacaagcgcgagagcgcgcttccggggagggtaacgactgtaaactactaataacacacattagcccctagctaacgggtctgaccctccagccgagcgggtagtgacgtcaccttgtggtgcagtacacccgtatcgaatccccgcaccgggcaagaaaataaccggttacaattatTTATCAAAAAATATGATTGTGTAAATGTCttgtgagagcaccaatagtTATCCCAACAATATCAATATCGAGGTCTTTCGGTCCAAAAATACCGCCATACTTGCTTTATCAACAACACAAAACACTCAAGAGTCCGTCCCATAGGGGTCTGCAACCCACGACCCCGAATAAAAGGGGGGTAAACACACCACGACACTCAAACTCTTCAATTTGTGAGGTGGAAAGTGCACGTTCGGGATGGGGACATCGCGAAAACACGTGTTCACACCGTCACAGCAATACAAGCTGCCGGTCCCCCTCTGTCGACCAAGACAGCGGCGGGGAAGGCGGCCATTTTGTTCCGTGACGTGGTCTACTACGTCACAAACAGACGATCCAATGGGATGCCGTCGCCCGTTAAACACATTCTGTGGGCTTCATAGTGAAGAACAATTATGATGATACGGATTCGTAATAGTCAGAAATATAATGAGTATAGTGTTGCTAAAAACGCACGATGTGTTTTAATATAAACAGGCAGGATCATAAAAACCACATTAGACCAGAGACGTGTTTTTAACTGAGCCCACACACGGTTTAAGAAGATCTTTCATGGTTTAGTATACGTAGGCCTATATGCCTCCAGTTTAAAAGGTGCTTGAGGTTtgttgaaacccccccccccctcagcatcGGTGTCCCCAACAGACCAAGGGCGGATTTAAAGGGTGGTCATTCAATACATACCAGGCCACACTTAAAATCTCATTATTTTGTGGTCACATTGCTGTAAGCGTTTCATGGCTGTAACCTTACTGGTCTCAGATCAGTATTCTTGAAGGTCTTACAGGAGACCTTATAGGCCCCTGTGTCCAGACATTTTCACTACTCCGCCTTTGAGCTGTCCGCAAATACAGCAACTACGAGACCGCCAAGACGGTGTGAGAACAATATGTTTTCAATTCCCTGTGACGTCACGTTTCTTCTTCTGCTCTTTATATAGTCATCCACGTCAATTTACCAAATTGTGTCTCCTCGTCCTCGTAACTGCGCAACTATCCCATGCAATATAAACCACTGTGCTGTAAAGAATAACCTATACACCAAAATTTTAAGAATTTGGGGGAGCCACGCCCCAAATATCACTGACCCCTCTTTGGCGGCCCCGTTCAAAAATATGTTGCATGTGCCACTGGACCCACCACCGACGTAGACGTCAAGTCTAAATGCAATGTCGGGATACGTACTTTGACACCGGAGCGCCTGAGTTTTGATCTGTCGGCTGCAGACGTCACACCAGTCCTGCGTAACTGGCTTGGAGTCGAACCGGTGTCCCTCTCCCGTCTCCGCCTGCACCCGCGGGTCCTCCTGCGGGAATATGGACCAGGCCTGGCGCCGGCGGCGTTCGGTGCGGGCGAGTTTGACCACCCCGGTCCTGCCCTGCGTTAGCCGCTTTAACGGCAGCCTCCCGGTCTCTCCCTCCGACCCCGACCCCCTGGAGACGCTGTTTTGTGCCGCCTTGTTGCCACCGAGGCACGCGCGTCTCCCCCGTGCCACCTCCGGGCGAGTGTGCGCTGCGTTATGCCCATTGTCAACCAGGGAGCCCGGCATGTCATCGACGCCGGTCCGACTGACTGAAACCCTTCTCGGCTTGACGTTAAGATTTGGATAGGAGTCCATGTTACTGTTGTAGTCCCCGGTGTGAGTGCGCACACGCCCCGCCGCGGCGGCGTCCCTCTCCGCGGCGCCGCCGCTGACCCGGTCCCTGCCCTCCGCTTTCTCCGCGCTACGTGGCGCATGAGCGGGCAGGATTGCGCATCCTTCCCCGGGCATCCCTCCTCCCGCCACGGCCGTTTCTTCGTCTCCTCTCCGCCCGGGGGACATCGCGGGGAGGTGTAGCGTTGCTGTGCCGGCAGCTGGAGCGGCGGCGGCGGATCCGCCGTCAACTTCGGCCGCGGTCACCGAGTTCTTCCTGAACAGCATCATCTTTTCGAAGGAGGATTTTCTCGGAAGGCTGCTTTTCTTTCTGCAGAACAGGAGCTGCGGTTCCGAGTCCAGCCGATGCGGACCCGGGTGCTGCCCCACAACGCTCGCGGACGCCATTGAGTTTAACCTCTGGTAAAATCACGCGTGCGTGTGCGTTTGGCAGGTCCGGGTGTGTAGTAGTGCAACGCGTCTGTGCTCCGTGCGGCGAATGTAAACCCGGCTCGTGTAGTGGTGACGCAAAGGAGCAACGTGACAGCGTTTAAATGGCACGGGCGCGCTCCCCTCGGGCGACAGGGGCGCGCGCTAATCCCTTGGTTTGAGAGGTTTTATTTCACGTCATCTCTGACGGACCACATAGTCCACTACTAAAGCATCACCGGCACACACCGCTCATCAGACCGAGCCTCCTTTCTGTGCAGCCGGATCTCCTTCTACTactgtaaacaacaacaacaacaacagctgcaGCACTCAGGTCTACTTG
It encodes:
- the rassf5 gene encoding ras association domain-containing protein 5 — protein: MASASVVGQHPGPHRLDSEPQLLFCRKKSSLPRKSSFEKMMLFRKNSVTAAEVDGGSAAAAPAAGTATLHLPAMSPGRRGDEETAVAGGGMPGEGCAILPAHAPRSAEKAEGRDRVSGGAAERDAAAAGRVRTHTGDYNSNMDSYPNLNVKPRRVSVSRTGVDDMPGSLVDNGHNAAHTRPEVARGRRACLGGNKAAQNSVSRGSGSEGETGRLPLKRLTQGRTGVVKLARTERRRRQAWSIFPQEDPRVQAETGEGHRFDSKPVTQDWCDVCSRQIKTQALRCQSTYPDIAFRLDVYVGGGSSGTCNIFLNGAAKEGEPETSSRSSRSSVKPPNTNPTVSSYRLWLQAVPAAAAASPASEAVMKLAALAVQNEAREDEEGGTKALAEEEVRSKIEAYNSQVSDIGMKLGSDGSYTGFVKVHLRLSRPVTVEAASSEGGSKQTDRRGQPAAASEGQAGAESGQNEKRTSFYLPCGCVTQLHISSTTTAREVIQGLLKKFLVLDNPRKFALYRQTHRDGQDLFQKLPLCERPLLLRLMAGPDPKQLSFVLKENETGEVEWYAFSVPELQNFLVILEKEEAERVRAVEQRYTAYRQKLQQALRQHDP